The Rhizobium sp. BT03 genome has a window encoding:
- the plsY gene encoding glycerol-3-phosphate 1-O-acyltransferase PlsY, which yields MLSNLMSWQITLPVALAAAVIGYLFGSIPFGLILTRAAGLGDVRSIGSGNIGATNVLRTGNRKLAAATLLLDALKASAAAWVVGYFLGEEAAIIAGFFAFIGHLFPVWIGFKGGKGVATYIGTLLGVAPIMVVLFAVIWLAVAFTTRYSSLSALVAMLVIPVALWILGNEKVAAVMAIMTLISYWKHRANISRLMGGTESKIGAKG from the coding sequence ATGTTATCCAATCTCATGTCATGGCAGATCACGCTGCCGGTCGCGCTTGCCGCCGCCGTCATCGGCTATCTCTTCGGCTCCATTCCTTTCGGCCTGATCCTGACGCGCGCCGCCGGCCTCGGCGACGTGCGCAGCATCGGCTCCGGCAATATCGGCGCGACCAACGTCTTAAGAACCGGAAACCGCAAGCTTGCCGCGGCGACGCTGCTGCTCGATGCGCTGAAGGCATCGGCTGCGGCCTGGGTCGTTGGCTATTTCCTCGGTGAGGAGGCTGCGATCATCGCCGGCTTCTTCGCTTTCATCGGCCACCTCTTCCCGGTCTGGATCGGCTTCAAGGGGGGCAAGGGCGTCGCCACCTACATCGGCACCCTGCTCGGCGTCGCGCCGATCATGGTCGTGCTGTTTGCCGTCATCTGGCTGGCCGTCGCCTTCACCACCCGCTACTCCTCGCTGTCGGCGCTGGTGGCCATGCTTGTCATTCCGGTTGCACTGTGGATACTGGGCAATGAAAAGGTTGCGGCCGTCATGGCGATCATGACGCTGATTTCCTACTGGAAGCACAGGGCGAATATTTCCCGGCTGATGGGCGGGACGGAAAGCAAGATCGGGGCGAAGGGATAA
- the dprA gene encoding DNA-processing protein DprA, whose translation MDALSAGPKGTVLSERQRIAWLRLIRSDNIGPATFRDLINHFGSAEAALAALPELSARGGATRAIRIASEAEAHRELEAAHRFGARFVGIGEPDYPQALKQIDGAPPLLAVKGALAAAKRPAVGIVGSRNASIAGAKFAAMVARDCGRAGYTVVSGLARGIDTAAHRASLETGTIAALAGGLDQPYPPENIGLLEEITGGNGLAVSEMPFGWEPRARDFPRRNRLIAGIALGLVVVEAATRSGSLITARLAGEFGRLVFAVPGSPLDPRCHGTNGLLKDGASIVTTPADVIEALAPLAQFELFPSSMAEEPPRDGGAMTMPPGDTDRNRIIDALGPTPVEIEDIIRHTGLSASAVYLILLELDIAGRLHRHQGGLISLSD comes from the coding sequence ATGGATGCGCTGAGCGCGGGACCAAAAGGCACTGTGCTGAGCGAACGGCAGAGAATTGCCTGGCTGCGCCTCATCCGTTCCGACAATATCGGCCCGGCGACCTTTCGCGACCTCATCAATCATTTCGGTTCGGCCGAGGCAGCGCTTGCGGCGCTGCCCGAGCTTTCGGCGCGCGGCGGCGCCACGCGGGCAATCCGCATCGCCAGCGAGGCCGAAGCGCATCGGGAGCTGGAAGCGGCGCATCGCTTCGGCGCCCGCTTCGTCGGCATCGGCGAGCCGGACTATCCGCAGGCGCTGAAACAGATCGACGGCGCGCCGCCGCTCTTGGCCGTCAAGGGCGCGCTTGCCGCCGCCAAACGGCCGGCCGTCGGCATCGTCGGCTCTCGCAACGCCTCGATCGCCGGCGCCAAATTCGCCGCGATGGTGGCGCGCGACTGCGGCCGCGCCGGTTATACCGTCGTCTCGGGTCTCGCGCGCGGCATCGATACCGCGGCGCACCGGGCAAGCCTGGAGACGGGCACGATCGCGGCCCTTGCCGGCGGTCTCGACCAGCCCTACCCGCCGGAGAATATCGGCCTGCTCGAGGAGATCACCGGCGGCAACGGCCTGGCGGTCAGCGAGATGCCTTTCGGCTGGGAACCCCGCGCCCGTGACTTCCCGCGCCGCAACCGGCTGATCGCCGGCATCGCGCTCGGCCTCGTGGTCGTCGAAGCGGCAACGCGCTCGGGATCGCTGATCACCGCACGGCTTGCCGGCGAATTCGGCCGGCTGGTGTTTGCCGTGCCCGGCTCACCCCTCGATCCGCGCTGCCATGGCACCAACGGCCTGCTGAAAGACGGGGCTTCGATCGTCACCACACCCGCCGATGTCATCGAAGCCTTGGCGCCGCTGGCGCAATTCGAGCTGTTCCCCTCGTCGATGGCGGAGGAACCGCCGCGTGACGGCGGGGCAATGACGATGCCGCCCGGCGATACGGATCGCAACCGCATCATCGATGCGCTCGGGCCGACGCCGGTGGAGATCGAAGA